In the genome of Hymenobacter cellulosivorans, one region contains:
- a CDS encoding cytochrome c oxidase subunit 3 yields MSTTSTTQTLHNNASIERPRSGTWDGGNEPFKASYGKLMMWFFLLSDAFTFAAFLTTYGLMRHRHLAFTGDHKDFVFSTAYWPIPDKVFNSFPGLHGMDLPLAFVALMTMILIFSSVTMVLAVEAGHRMDKADVQKWLLWTLLFGATFVSCQAWEWSHFIAGTDAGTKMLDGTIFHGANLQMNQYGPVLFADLFFFITGFHGTHVFSGLVLLTWAFIATTNGTFEKRGHYEMVEKIGLYWHFVDLVWVFVFTFFYLV; encoded by the coding sequence ATGTCCACCACCTCCACGACGCAGACGCTTCACAACAACGCCTCCATCGAGCGGCCCCGTTCCGGGACCTGGGATGGCGGCAACGAACCCTTTAAGGCTAGCTATGGCAAGCTGATGATGTGGTTCTTCCTGCTGTCGGATGCCTTTACGTTCGCCGCCTTCCTGACAACCTACGGGTTGATGCGCCACCGCCACCTGGCTTTCACCGGCGACCACAAAGACTTTGTGTTCTCCACCGCCTACTGGCCTATCCCGGACAAGGTATTCAACTCTTTCCCCGGTCTGCACGGCATGGATTTGCCGCTGGCCTTCGTAGCGTTGATGACGATGATTCTCATCTTCAGTTCCGTAACGATGGTATTGGCCGTAGAAGCGGGTCACCGCATGGACAAGGCTGATGTGCAAAAGTGGCTGTTGTGGACGCTGCTCTTTGGCGCTACGTTCGTAAGCTGCCAAGCCTGGGAGTGGAGCCACTTTATTGCTGGCACGGATGCCGGTACCAAGATGCTGGACGGCACGATTTTCCACGGCGCTAACCTGCAAATGAATCAGTACGGTCCCGTACTGTTTGCCGACCTGTTCTTCTTTATCACCGGTTTCCACGGCACCCACGTATTCAGCGGTCTTGTGCTGCTGACCTGGGCTTTCATTGCTACCACCAACGGTACCTTCGAGAAGCGCGGTCATTACGAGATGGTGGAAAAAATCGGTTTGTACTGGCACTTCGTAGACTTGGTGTGGGTATTCGTATTTACCTTCTTCTACCTCGTCTAA
- a CDS encoding cytochrome c oxidase subunit 3 gives MATSEILQDKEAGTGMHPKRLLLLLMMISITMIFAAYTSAYIVRREEGNWLEFDLPGGLLYTSLIIALSSATMQWAWFSARKDEVRRAQIGVALTLILGVVFLIGQWNVWVELVANKIHFGGVDANPSGSFLYVLTGVHAFHLITGLIFLVIVLRKSLNYQVHSRQMLSIGNATIYWHFLGALWLYLYLFLLLNH, from the coding sequence ATGGCAACTTCCGAAATTTTGCAAGACAAAGAAGCCGGTACGGGTATGCACCCCAAGCGCCTTCTGCTACTGCTGATGATGATCAGCATTACCATGATTTTCGCCGCCTATACCAGTGCCTACATCGTACGGCGGGAAGAAGGCAACTGGTTGGAATTCGATTTGCCGGGCGGTCTGCTCTATACCAGCCTTATTATTGCCCTGAGCAGCGCTACGATGCAATGGGCTTGGTTTTCGGCTCGCAAGGATGAAGTGCGGCGGGCTCAAATAGGTGTCGCTCTGACGCTTATCCTGGGCGTCGTGTTCCTGATAGGCCAGTGGAACGTGTGGGTTGAACTCGTAGCCAATAAAATTCACTTTGGTGGCGTTGATGCAAACCCGTCGGGCTCCTTCCTGTATGTGCTGACCGGCGTACACGCTTTTCACCTGATTACGGGCCTAATCTTTCTGGTCATCGTATTGCGTAAAAGCCTGAACTATCAGGTACATTCTCGCCAGATGCTCTCCATTGGCAATGCCACAATCTACTGGCACTTCCTCGGCGCGCTTTGGTTGTACCTGTATTTGTTCCTACTTTTGAACCACTGA
- the cyoE gene encoding heme o synthase, with protein MTKAKAYFQLIKFRLALTVAFSSAIGYLLGAQEFDWSRALLVLLGGLAVTGSANTINQIHEIDLDKLMKRTAKRPLPTGVLSATEAWVFAVVMGITGLFILGYFFNTLAAALSLLSLILYGFVYTPLKTISPICVAVGAIPGGMPPLLGWVAATGVLGTEAWVLFGIQFMWQFPHFWAIAWVLDEDYKKAGFKMLPTPGGKDLRTAFQIMTYTLLLIPLSLLPLQLGMAGKTSALIAVVCGVLFLMQTFYLMRTCSKKAAMSIMFGSFLYLPIVQIALVFDKI; from the coding sequence ATGACGAAAGCCAAAGCCTATTTCCAGTTAATCAAATTCCGGCTGGCACTAACGGTGGCCTTTTCCAGCGCCATCGGCTACTTGCTCGGCGCGCAGGAGTTTGATTGGAGCCGGGCCTTGCTCGTGCTGCTAGGCGGTTTGGCCGTCACCGGCTCGGCCAACACCATCAACCAGATCCACGAAATCGACCTGGATAAGCTCATGAAGCGCACGGCCAAGCGGCCGTTGCCTACGGGCGTACTGAGTGCTACCGAGGCCTGGGTATTCGCCGTCGTTATGGGTATCACCGGGCTGTTCATCCTCGGGTACTTTTTCAATACGCTGGCCGCGGCCCTATCGCTGTTGTCACTGATTCTGTACGGCTTCGTTTATACCCCGCTCAAGACGATTTCGCCCATTTGCGTGGCCGTAGGTGCTATTCCAGGGGGGATGCCGCCGCTGTTGGGCTGGGTAGCCGCTACGGGCGTTTTGGGTACGGAGGCCTGGGTACTGTTTGGTATTCAATTCATGTGGCAGTTTCCGCACTTTTGGGCCATTGCGTGGGTTTTAGATGAGGACTACAAGAAGGCTGGCTTCAAGATGCTGCCCACTCCGGGCGGGAAAGATTTGCGGACGGCCTTCCAGATTATGACTTACACCCTGCTACTGATTCCGCTGAGCTTGTTGCCTCTGCAACTGGGCATGGCGGGCAAAACCTCGGCTCTGATTGCGGTAGTGTGTGGGGTGCTGTTTCTGATGCAGACCTTTTACCTAATGCGGACCTGTTCCAAAAAAGCTGCGATGAGCATCATGTTCGGGTCCTTTTTGTACCTGCCAATCGTGCAGATTGCGCTGGTTTTCGACAAAATTTAA